Genomic DNA from Cydia fagiglandana chromosome 19, ilCydFagi1.1, whole genome shotgun sequence:
TAGTTTACGTCATTATAACCAACTTTGCccgcatttaaaaaaaaaaggaatttctttataaaaatatatagcatTATATTATGACCTTTTTTTGTTCAGCACTTCCGTAGTGAGCATCAGTTTAATTGAAGAAAAAATGTTTGAATTATGTCGTTACCCACTTTTATGGCGTTTTAGAACGCGGGCAATGATATCCGGGGTTTGTGCCAACATTGCCCACATCAATTTGATGTTCAAATACAGTATATGATAACTTGTACATGTACTAGTATTGAATCAAGACAAGAGACTGCACAGTTACAGTGTATATACAGACAGAACAGTTACAGTGTAAATAGATGTGAAACTGCCagcactatactgcaaaacgtaattcaagaccaaaaaaagtaagaaatgttgccacttttttactagcgcgtcttgtatttatgtacaaataaataaatataaatacaataagAAAATACGTGGGATATGGAAAGTACACTTTGATGAGCGTTGTAAAGAAAAAGGTATATGGTACAGGACTATGCAGTGTGAACCTCCTCATATTCCTTGGTTTATGAATGCTAGGTTAAGTAGGAAATTAATTAAGATAGGATTAAGACTTCGTTCAGGACACATTCCTCTGGAAAAGTTCGCTTTTATGATGAAGAAAGTGCCATCCCCAAACTGCGAAGCTTGCAATGTTGTAGAGGATGTCCAACATGTATTGGTGGAATGTGTGCGGAACGAAGGTAATAGACAATTGTTAATGAAGTCACTAAATCTTAATAGGTTAGATGTAGGCGTATTTCAAAGCATTTTGGCTGCACCAATCTCTGAAGAGGCAAAggagatatatttatttgtgtataatTATATTAGTCAGTATACTGTCAGGCCGTAGATGATTGTAATTTAGTTTAAGGTACGATGGGACTGGCGTAATCTTAAGATTAAAAGtccctaaataaataaaggatttaaaaaaaataaaaaaataaaaataaataaaagtacttttttaaatagtaggagtaaaattactaatgaataaattatcttagcgtgattatttatcaaaaggaatttacaattttacaaacaaattattgcaatggcaacattgtctcactttttttggtcttgaattaagttttgcagtatagtttgAATTTTCGACTTTTATCTCCATACTTTTCcctgatagatagatagataaaacatttatttggaTGCTGCAAAAACACACTAtttacaaataggtacattacAAATAGAACTTCTTCTTCTCCTTGTCCTTTTTCCAttatttggggtcggctctcctactTATATTTCGCCAGGCTTCACGGTCCTGGGTCGTCTCAGGTGTGATTTGGGCTTCTTCCATATCCCTCTTCACTGTTGCCAGCCATGTCAGTCGGGGTCTTCCTCGTCGTGATTGCGTGGGGAACATATCTAGCACCTTACGTGTCATGTGTTCGGATTCTCGGCGCATGACATGTCCAAACCATCGGAGTCACCCTTCGGTTAATTTTTCGGGCAAAGGTCTGACTTTAAAACTACCACGGACGTAGGTACTAGTAGGACGTAAATTGCAAATAGAacaaaactaaaatatgtacaaAGTGCAATTCAACTTAATGAAAATTATCTAATTTTCCAGAAACGAGGCGTGGCGATACAACCCCGGTTTTGGCACGAAATGGGGTCGCGCGAGGAAAGTGTTCTTCCGAGGCTTCCCCATCGGCCTGGGCCTGGCGCTGATCACCGCCGGGGCGGAGAAGATGCTCGGGGAAGGTCACGGAGACCACGGCCATGAGGGAGAGGGCGGACATCATTAAATTATTGAATGCAGtgttactaaataaaattattgatagTTTCATGTTTGCTTGCTTTATTTAGACTCCAGTACAGTCAATAAGTTAAtatttgtcacagtgacaaatCAAACAATAAAATCAAAAGTGTACATGTGTGCCCGGCATTTTCATTTCTGAGCCACCTTGTTACCAGAACTTAATGTTTTGTAGAAAATTTATGTTCCCACATGACTTTAGGAGTGGAGACTTTATCTAGCTGACCCGGTTGTGGGATAAtccggaaataaaaaaaaatatccttatTAACTCGTTTATTAACATTCTggaacaatttaaattacaaaatacaattacatCTTACATACATCTGTTCAATTGCTTCAACTTAAAACTATTAGttgtattaatttttatttcaatacaGTTTTAATGTAACTTGAAAATTAGACAACTCTATTCACTCTTCACATTTAACCTCACATTATAAGTATCTATGTATAATTGTGGCTTTCCGTATCAAAATATACCATATGAAAACTGCataaggtacagtcaacaacagagctatgaatacaggcaaagtgccaaaaatatgtatacacgaccttaatgtacaggcaataaagtactgtatacatacttttgacactttgcctgtattcatagctctgttgttgactgtacgttTCATATGGATACAcgtattttaaaagtttaagcgccagttgcaccatctcactaacccggggttaaccggttaaaccatttACCCAGtgccaaattgtactggtaaccatggtaactccaggtttaaccggttaaccccgggttagacggatagtgcaagtggcgcttagacaATTTAAAAACATCCATAGtaatataattcgtttttttagcactaGTAAAAGACTACGCGACGTatcttttaaattaaaaactctttttaaaaatcagaaattattacttatgaaagcgaaggttcgaaatgagtgcgcgtgcgaTAGTGGAATGTTTAGGTGAGTAATTACGATTACGACCGTGAcggtttcttaaatccaatttgttgaCTCCGAAAGAAGCAAAATTACTATCCGGaattcggccggataccggatagtaaccgaatgaccggtgcatctctagtttacACACACGTTTATGACAGTGACGAAATATAGTTTGCACACAAAATTTTGATTGTTCCTCATAATGAAAATTATCAGGCATTCCATTAAATTAAGCGCCCAAATTTGAAAAAGCACACATATCAACCAAAATTGTCCTACATGCGAATAGCACGTCTCTCGAAAATCGAAGATTCGTCTTCTataactctgtatctttaggtatttaaataaaagtaaacaaaatctaccctcaaatggctccttaagccagttgagggtagatgaaaacattacacgatcaaataatgtaggttaaagtcaggtcgttcagatacagatccaggcggttttgtaattggtcggttaaaaaataaattttataactacccgaaaatgtaccaattgtttgtttacttttatttaaatacctaaagatacagattcCCTTCTTTCActcgaacttcgattttcaatGTTCCACGCGAACGTCATATGACGTCACTGACGTCCTATGACGCGACTTACGCGTTGAAAGATAGTAGCGAATCAATAGGAGGCTAAACGTCATTTATGACGCCAACGTC
This window encodes:
- the LOC134673896 gene encoding NADH dehydrogenase [ubiquinone] 1 beta subcomplex subunit 3 — encoded protein: MGGHGHAPYVVPDHKQFQVKGIPQLEELEKALAQKGLKDPWIRNEAWRYNPGFGTKWGRARKVFFRGFPIGLGLALITAGAEKMLGEGHGDHGHEGEGGHH